One Micromonospora sp. WMMD1120 genomic region harbors:
- the mmsB gene encoding multiple monosaccharide ABC transporter permease, which translates to MSSRLKDLQKNLFGGTTSNARQFGMIFTLVAIVVLFQILTDGLTLRSDNLIALFQQNSYILILAIGMLMVIVAGHIDLSVGSVAAFAGILVAKSMTEWNLPWPAAILFGLAIGAVIGAWQGFWVAYIGVPAFIVTLAGMLLFRGGNQYIGNANTIPVPEGFREIGAGFLPEFGPNTGYNNATLLLGLAAAVAVVWRELQARKTRKAMDADPAPMWISILRMAVMVGVIAFASLRFASGRVGTSFPISGIILVALVIAYSFYTRNTAGGRHIYAVGGNSRAAELSGVKLKRVNFFVMMNMSVLAALAGMIFVARSAASGPQDGNGWELDAIAAVFIGGAAVSGGIGTISGSIVGGLVMAVLNNGLQLMGVGTDRVQIIKGLVLLLAVAIDVYNKSQGRFSIIGSLMRPFRREDSAPPASPPDAEREPAKAAVSG; encoded by the coding sequence ATGAGCAGCCGTTTGAAGGACCTTCAGAAGAACCTGTTCGGAGGCACGACCTCCAACGCCCGTCAGTTCGGGATGATCTTCACCCTGGTGGCGATCGTCGTCCTGTTCCAGATCCTGACCGACGGCCTCACCCTGCGCTCGGACAACCTGATCGCGTTGTTCCAGCAGAACTCGTACATTCTGATCCTGGCCATCGGCATGCTGATGGTGATCGTCGCCGGGCACATCGACCTGTCGGTCGGCTCGGTCGCCGCGTTCGCCGGCATCCTGGTCGCCAAGTCGATGACCGAGTGGAACCTGCCCTGGCCCGCCGCCATCCTGTTCGGCCTCGCCATCGGCGCGGTCATCGGCGCCTGGCAGGGCTTCTGGGTGGCGTACATCGGGGTGCCGGCGTTCATCGTCACCCTGGCCGGCATGCTGCTGTTCCGCGGCGGCAACCAGTACATCGGTAACGCCAACACCATTCCGGTGCCGGAGGGCTTCCGGGAGATCGGTGCCGGCTTCCTGCCCGAGTTCGGGCCGAACACCGGCTACAACAACGCGACGTTGCTGCTCGGCCTGGCCGCCGCGGTGGCGGTGGTGTGGCGCGAGCTGCAGGCACGCAAGACCCGCAAGGCCATGGACGCCGACCCGGCCCCCATGTGGATCTCGATCCTGCGGATGGCCGTCATGGTCGGGGTGATCGCCTTCGCCTCGCTGCGCTTCGCCAGCGGTCGCGTCGGCACCAGCTTCCCGATCTCCGGCATCATCCTGGTGGCGCTGGTCATCGCGTACTCCTTCTACACCCGCAACACGGCCGGCGGCCGGCACATCTACGCGGTGGGCGGCAACTCCCGGGCGGCCGAGCTGTCCGGCGTGAAGCTCAAGCGGGTCAACTTCTTCGTCATGATGAACATGTCCGTCCTGGCCGCGCTGGCCGGCATGATCTTCGTGGCCCGTTCGGCGGCCTCCGGCCCGCAGGACGGCAACGGCTGGGAGCTGGACGCCATCGCCGCGGTCTTCATCGGTGGCGCGGCCGTCTCCGGCGGCATCGGCACCATCAGCGGTTCGATCGTCGGTGGTCTCGTCATGGCCGTGCTCAACAACGGCCTGCAACTGATGGGCGTCGGCACCGACCGGGTCCAGATCATCAAGGGCCTGGTCCTGCTGCTGGCCGTCGCGATCGACGTCTACAACAAGAGCCAGGGGCGCTTCTCCATCATCGGGAGCCTGATGCGGCCGTTCCGCCGCGAGGACTCCGCCCCACCCGCCTCACCGCCGGACGCGGAGCGCGAGCCCGCCAAGGCAGCGGTGTCCGGCTGA